Proteins found in one Quercus robur chromosome 2, dhQueRobu3.1, whole genome shotgun sequence genomic segment:
- the LOC126715718 gene encoding transcription factor IBH1-like 1 isoform X3 — protein sequence MRHPSSLKQEFLKKWILGLQRCGFSSKKSTSIMERKKAIKLSADLAMASTRNGTTCWSRALIANASRDHESKILAEQILGPESQSLKKASSTVPPVICSRRIRSKKILKRSCSSHVRRVRKIALPQKVLSANSVAKRLVQKRTNILKSLVPGGEYMDDISLIEETLDYIAYLRAQTS from the exons ATGCGCCATCCTAGCTCACTCAAGCAAGAATTCCTCAAGAAATGGATATTGGGTCTTCAAAGATGTGGTTTTTCTTCAAAGAAAAGCACGAGCATCATGGAGAGAAAGAAGGCTATAAAGTTGTCTGCAGACCTAGCCATGGCTTCTACTAGAAATGGCACAACTTGTTGGAGTCGTGCCCTCATTGCCAATGCTTCGAGAGACCATGAAAGCAAAATCCTTGCCGAGCAAATCTTAGGCCCGGAGTCTCAAAGCCTAAAGAAAGCTTCAAGTACTGTGCCACCGGTGATTTGTAGCAGGAGGATTAGAAGCAAGAAGATCTTGAAAAGGAGCTGTAGTAGTCATGTCCGTAGGGTAAGAAAAATTGCTTTGCCTCAAAAGGTTCTTAGTGCCAACTCTGTTGCAAAGAGATTGGTTCAAAAGAGAACAAATATTCTCAAGAGTCTTGTCCCCGGTGGAGAATATATGGATGACATATCGTTGATTGAAGAAACCTTGGATTATATTGCTTATCTTCGAGCTCAG ACTAGCTAG
- the LOC126715718 gene encoding transcription factor IBH1-like 1 isoform X2, with the protein MRHPSSLKQEFLKKWILGLQRCGFSSKKSTSIMERKKAIKLSADLAMASTRNGTTCWSRALIANASRDHESKILAEQILGPESQSLKKASSTVPPVICSRRIRSKKILKRSCSSHVRRVRKIALPQKVLSANSVAKRLVQKRTNILKSLVPGGEYMDDISLIEETLDYIAYLRAQLEYEGEKNPI; encoded by the exons ATGCGCCATCCTAGCTCACTCAAGCAAGAATTCCTCAAGAAATGGATATTGGGTCTTCAAAGATGTGGTTTTTCTTCAAAGAAAAGCACGAGCATCATGGAGAGAAAGAAGGCTATAAAGTTGTCTGCAGACCTAGCCATGGCTTCTACTAGAAATGGCACAACTTGTTGGAGTCGTGCCCTCATTGCCAATGCTTCGAGAGACCATGAAAGCAAAATCCTTGCCGAGCAAATCTTAGGCCCGGAGTCTCAAAGCCTAAAGAAAGCTTCAAGTACTGTGCCACCGGTGATTTGTAGCAGGAGGATTAGAAGCAAGAAGATCTTGAAAAGGAGCTGTAGTAGTCATGTCCGTAGGGTAAGAAAAATTGCTTTGCCTCAAAAGGTTCTTAGTGCCAACTCTGTTGCAAAGAGATTGGTTCAAAAGAGAACAAATATTCTCAAGAGTCTTGTCCCCGGTGGAGAATATATGGATGACATATCGTTGATTGAAGAAACCTTGGATTATATTGCTTATCTTCGAGCTCAG CTAGAGTATGAAGGAGAAAAGAATCCGATATAG
- the LOC126715719 gene encoding uncharacterized protein LOC126715719 — MDLTDTASSSSVIASSSSPFSNTVPAPTFSVQMAQDLDSFSMVRATEILVSMDDLNDETKFQALKKLEKLEWRQVLITLNPDLRRGWIEHLTVPAQVPDPFSMVKATEILVSISDNDDTMFKALEKLVKPEWRKVLITLNPETRRGWIEHLASLT, encoded by the exons ATGGATCTCACAGACACTGCTTCGTCCTCCTCAGTCATtgcatcatcttcatcacccTTCTCCAACACAGTTCCTGCACCTACG TTTTCTGTTCAAATGGCACAAGATCTTGATTCCTTCTCAATGGTGAGGGCCACGGAAATTTTGGTCTCTATGGATGATCTTAATGATGAAACCAAGTTCCAGGCccttaaaaaattagaaaagctCGAATGGAGGCAAGTTTTAATCACCTTGAATCCGGACTTACGACGGGGCTGGATCGAGCATCTGACAGTTCCTGCACAAGTTCCTGATCCCTTCTCGATGGTGAAGGCCACGGAAATTTTGGTCTCTATATCTGATAACGATGATACCATGTTCAAGGCCCTTGAAAAATTAGTAAAGCCCGAATGGAGGAAAGttttgatcaccttgaatcCGGAAACACGACGGGGCTGGATCGAGCATCTGGCTAGTTTAACCTAG
- the LOC126715718 gene encoding transcription factor IBH1-like 1 isoform X1, which yields MRHPSSLKQEFLKKWILGLQRCGFSSKKSTSIMERKKAIKLSADLAMASTRNGTTCWSRALIANASRDHESKILAEQILGPESQSLKKASSTVPPVICSRRIRSKKILKRSCSSHVRRVRKIALPQKVLSANSVAKRLVQKRTNILKSLVPGGEYMDDISLIEETLDYIAYLRAQVDVMRFVASATEVVNQNSD from the coding sequence ATGCGCCATCCTAGCTCACTCAAGCAAGAATTCCTCAAGAAATGGATATTGGGTCTTCAAAGATGTGGTTTTTCTTCAAAGAAAAGCACGAGCATCATGGAGAGAAAGAAGGCTATAAAGTTGTCTGCAGACCTAGCCATGGCTTCTACTAGAAATGGCACAACTTGTTGGAGTCGTGCCCTCATTGCCAATGCTTCGAGAGACCATGAAAGCAAAATCCTTGCCGAGCAAATCTTAGGCCCGGAGTCTCAAAGCCTAAAGAAAGCTTCAAGTACTGTGCCACCGGTGATTTGTAGCAGGAGGATTAGAAGCAAGAAGATCTTGAAAAGGAGCTGTAGTAGTCATGTCCGTAGGGTAAGAAAAATTGCTTTGCCTCAAAAGGTTCTTAGTGCCAACTCTGTTGCAAAGAGATTGGTTCAAAAGAGAACAAATATTCTCAAGAGTCTTGTCCCCGGTGGAGAATATATGGATGACATATCGTTGATTGAAGAAACCTTGGATTATATTGCTTATCTTCGAGCTCAGGTTGATGTAATGCGATTTGTTGCAAGTGCCACCGAGGTTGTTAATCAAAATAGCGAttag